One region of Salvia miltiorrhiza cultivar Shanhuang (shh) chromosome 3, IMPLAD_Smil_shh, whole genome shotgun sequence genomic DNA includes:
- the LOC131017603 gene encoding uncharacterized protein LOC131017603, producing the protein MKESEEENFVTPGDMLGKALELKPGYGAYFLSHDKAINASVTGFRSLTPAPPDSDDPRATVEVKGHKAHGPVPEPGVVVTARVTKVMAKMASADIVCVGPKSVREKFTGIIRQQDVRATEIDKVEMHSLFRPGVIVKALVLSLGDARAYYLPTAKNELGVVSAENVAGATMVPRCSAL; encoded by the exons ATGAAGGAGAGTGAAGAAGAGAACTTCGTGACGCCGGGTGATATGCTGGGGAAAGCTCTAGAGTTGAAACCTGGCTACGGCGCTTACTTCTTGTCCCACGATAAAGCCATAAACGCCTCTGTCACTGGATTCCGCTCTCTCACTCCTGCCCCTCCCGACTCCGACGACCCG AGGGCGACGGTGGAGGTGAAGGGTCACAAGGCACACGGTCCGGTGCCGGAGCCCGGAGTTGTCGTTACTGCAAGA GTTACGAAGGTGATGGCTAAAATGGCTTCCGCAGATATAGTATGTGTAGGGCCCAAGTCCGTACGAGAAAAATTCACAGGCATCATTAG GCAGCAAGATGTCAGAGCGACGGAGATTGACAAAGTAGAAATGCACTCCTTGTTCCGTCCTGGCGTCATAGTCAAAGCTTTAGTT CTGTCCCTTGGTGATGCTCGAGCTTATTATTTGCCGACTGCAAAAAATGAACTTGGTGTTGTTTCAGCAGAAAATGTTGCAG GTGCAACAATGGTTCCTAGATGCAGTGCCCTCTAA
- the LOC131017590 gene encoding F-box protein At3g07870-like, with the protein MEIPNTRRDLDLPQELTEEILSRLAVKSLLRFRLINMESVRIVGCCNGLVCCCIDLRRGRFLLWNPATRISMELPQLVLENRDRPSSISGFGWDESSGAYKVFVVLLSSRKFMGRVYSSNTNSWKTVEFFDIGLIHSKAHFVSGKLHWLHIKNTDERDNYEIATFDLKKEEFGVMKLPRGAKSVRLGVNEGRLTMILEKKRTYFDVWVMKQDCWVKVRDGVVYEPCEVLPSVAPFCAVDEAEIRQVRGSNFKLYDQARDDVHSQMKKIRDSLQTHLYIESLVSPVPDKNLCRAI; encoded by the exons ATGGAGATCCCAAACACTCGCCGAGATCTCGATCTCCCCCAAGAACTCACCGAAGAAATACTGTCAAGACTTGCGGTGAAATCTCTCCTGAGATTCAG GCTCATTAATATGGAGTCCGTCCGTATAGTGGGGTGCTGTAATGGGCTGGTCTGCTGCTGCATTGATCTCAGGAGAGGGCGTTTCTTATTATGGAATCCTGCCACCAGAATCTCCATGGAATTACCACAATTGGTATTAGAGAATCGAGACCGGCCCTCGTCCATATCCGGATTCGGTTGGGATGAATCGAGCGGTGCATACAAGGTGTTTGTGGTTTTGCTTAGCAGTAGAAAGTTTATGGGTAGAGTTTATAGTTCAAACACAAATTCATGGAAAACAGTCGAGTTTTTTGACATCGGTTTGATACATAGTAAGGCGCATTTTGTTAGTGGAAAGCTTCATTGGCTTCACATTAAGAATACAGATGAGAGGGATAATTATGAAATTGCTacatttgatttgaagaaggaGGAGTTTGGAGTGATGAAGCTTCCACGTGGCGCAAAATCAGTGCGCTTGGGCGTGAACGAGGGTCGCCTTACCATGATATTAGAAAAGAAGAGAACATACTTTGATGTGTGGGTAATGAAGCAGGATTGTTGGGTGAAAGTGAGGGATGGTGTTGTTTATGAGCCTTGTGAAGTTCTTCCATCCGTAGCCCCATTTTGCGCAGTCGACGAGGCGGAGATTCGGCAAGTTCGTGGGTCGAATTTTAAGCTCTACGATCAAGCACGAGATGATGTGCATTCGCAGATGAAGAAAATTAGAGATTCCTTGCAAACGCATCTCTACATCGAAAGTTTAGTCTCTCCGGTCCCCGACAAGAATCTGTGCCGAGCGATTTGA